Proteins encoded by one window of Dryocola sp. LX212:
- a CDS encoding MFS transporter: MSDAKVMDVRELIDHSPLGGYQKLIVLLGFCVIALDGFDIAIMGFIAPVLKESWGVTNHELGFVISAALIGLALGAMLSGPLADRLGRKKIIINSVFFFGFWTCATAFSQNIDQMMIFRFLTGLGLGAAMPNMGTLVSEYAPEKKRSFIITVIFCGFTFGAASGGFAASWMMPNLGWHSLMVLGGVLPLLFVPLLMWKLPESVRFLVSKRAEQRRIRQIVAKLYPKAVDAATEFVIPPPSAVKKGAIEIVVSAEYRFGTLMLWLAYFMGLFLVYVLGSWLPSMVKGIGMTVAQAAVIAALYQAGGTLGSLFAGWLMDRINPHRALGLMYATGGGMTIVIGLAGESFTLLGALAFFCGSCLNGANTGMNALSASYYPTEARATGSSWMHGVGRIGAILSAFAGAEMMSLSLAFQTVFFILAVPAIITALAIFAKGRRAAERSPSPQEPPLTPALSMVERE, encoded by the coding sequence TGCTGCTGGGGTTTTGCGTGATTGCGCTGGACGGCTTTGATATCGCCATTATGGGCTTTATCGCCCCCGTGCTGAAAGAGAGCTGGGGAGTGACAAACCACGAGCTGGGCTTTGTTATCAGCGCGGCGCTTATCGGTCTTGCCCTGGGGGCGATGCTATCCGGGCCACTGGCCGACCGGCTCGGGCGTAAGAAAATCATTATTAACAGCGTCTTTTTCTTCGGCTTCTGGACCTGTGCCACCGCCTTCTCGCAGAACATCGATCAGATGATGATCTTCCGCTTCTTGACCGGGCTGGGACTGGGCGCGGCGATGCCAAACATGGGGACACTGGTGTCGGAGTATGCGCCCGAGAAAAAACGCTCGTTTATTATTACGGTGATTTTTTGCGGCTTTACCTTTGGCGCGGCGAGCGGCGGATTTGCGGCATCGTGGATGATGCCGAACCTGGGCTGGCATTCGCTGATGGTGCTGGGCGGCGTTTTGCCACTGCTTTTCGTTCCGCTGCTGATGTGGAAACTGCCCGAGTCCGTGCGCTTTCTGGTGAGCAAGCGTGCCGAGCAGCGGCGCATCCGCCAGATCGTGGCGAAGCTTTATCCCAAAGCCGTAGACGCGGCAACAGAGTTTGTGATCCCTCCGCCGTCCGCAGTGAAGAAAGGCGCAATAGAAATCGTGGTTTCGGCAGAGTACCGTTTTGGCACCCTGATGCTGTGGCTGGCCTATTTTATGGGGCTTTTTCTGGTTTACGTGCTCGGCAGCTGGCTGCCGTCGATGGTCAAAGGCATCGGCATGACGGTGGCGCAGGCGGCGGTGATTGCCGCACTCTACCAGGCCGGCGGCACCCTCGGTTCGCTGTTTGCCGGCTGGCTGATGGATCGGATTAACCCTCACCGGGCGCTGGGGCTGATGTATGCCACCGGCGGCGGCATGACGATTGTCATCGGCCTGGCTGGAGAGAGTTTCACGCTGCTCGGCGCGCTGGCCTTTTTCTGCGGCTCCTGCCTGAACGGGGCAAACACCGGCATGAACGCGCTTTCCGCCAGCTACTACCCGACGGAAGCCCGCGCAACCGGTTCGAGCTGGATGCACGGCGTCGGGCGCATCGGCGCAATCCTTAGCGCCTTTGCCGGCGCGGAAATGATGTCGCTCAGCCTGGCGTTCCAGACGGTTTTCTTTATTCTCGCCGTCCCGGCAATAATTACCGCGCTGGCTATTTTTGCCAAGGGCAGGCGGGCGGCCGAGAGGAGCCCTTCCCCTCAGGAACCTCCCCTTACCCCGGCCCTCTCTATGGTGGAAAGGGAGTAA
- a CDS encoding threonine/serine exporter, with protein MGIIDFVLALLHDMALAAIPAAGFALVFNVPQRALPWCALLGAVGHGSRMALMAAGVNIEWSSFVAAIVIGMIGIQWSRWYLAHPKVFTVAAVIPMFPGISAYTAMISAVKMSHFGYSEDLMILLMTNFLKASFIVGALSIGLSLPGLWLYRKHPRV; from the coding sequence ATGGGCATAATTGATTTTGTTCTGGCGCTGCTACATGACATGGCGCTGGCGGCCATTCCGGCGGCTGGCTTCGCACTGGTATTCAACGTGCCGCAACGGGCGCTGCCCTGGTGTGCCCTGCTGGGGGCAGTAGGCCACGGTTCGCGCATGGCGCTGATGGCGGCGGGCGTAAATATCGAGTGGAGTTCATTCGTTGCCGCAATCGTGATCGGCATGATTGGCATTCAGTGGTCGCGCTGGTATCTGGCCCACCCGAAGGTATTTACCGTCGCGGCGGTGATCCCGATGTTCCCGGGGATCTCCGCCTATACGGCAATGATTTCCGCCGTGAAGATGAGCCACTTTGGCTACAGCGAAGACCTTATGATCCTGCTGATGACCAACTTCCTGAAGGCCTCTTTCATCGTAGGCGCGCTGTCCATCGGCCTGTCGCTGCCGGGCCTGTGGCTCTACCGCAAGCACCCGCGGGTGTAG
- a CDS encoding threonine/serine exporter ThrE family protein has product MQTEVSIQREVTRLCIQCALFLLQHGAESALVEELSTRLGLALGMDSVESSISANAIVLSTIKENQCLTTTRKNVDRGINMHVVTEVQHIVIMTEHKLLDYKDVQKRFAHIKPLRYPRWLVVLMVGISCGCFCKLNGGGWDGAFVTFIASTVAMYVRQLLTQRHLHPQINFCITAFVATTLSGLLIAKGPFASTSNIAMAASVLLLVPGFPLINAVADMFKGHVNTGLARWAMASLLTLATCIGVIMAMAIWGLRGWA; this is encoded by the coding sequence ATGCAAACAGAAGTCAGCATTCAACGGGAAGTGACCCGTTTATGCATACAGTGCGCGCTTTTTTTATTGCAGCACGGGGCAGAAAGCGCGCTGGTAGAAGAACTTTCTACCCGCTTAGGCCTCGCGCTGGGCATGGACAGCGTGGAAAGCTCCATTTCAGCCAATGCCATCGTCCTGAGCACGATTAAAGAGAACCAGTGCCTGACAACCACGCGTAAAAATGTCGATCGCGGCATCAACATGCACGTCGTCACCGAGGTGCAGCACATTGTCATCATGACCGAGCATAAGCTGCTGGACTATAAGGACGTGCAGAAGCGCTTCGCGCATATCAAGCCGCTACGCTATCCGCGCTGGCTGGTCGTGCTGATGGTCGGCATTTCCTGCGGCTGCTTCTGCAAACTCAACGGCGGAGGCTGGGACGGGGCGTTCGTCACTTTTATTGCCAGCACGGTGGCCATGTACGTCCGCCAGCTGCTGACCCAGCGCCACCTGCACCCGCAAATTAATTTCTGCATCACGGCTTTTGTGGCAACCACCCTCTCCGGCCTGCTAATTGCTAAAGGCCCGTTTGCCAGCACCTCTAATATTGCGATGGCGGCAAGCGTGCTGCTGCTGGTGCCCGGCTTTCCGCTCATTAACGCCGTAGCCGACATGTTCAAAGGACACGTGAATACCGGCCTTGCGCGCTGGGCAATGGCGAGCCTGCTGACGCTTGCCACCTGTATCGGCGTGATCATGGCGATGGCGATCTGGGGGCTACGCGGATGGGCATAA
- the pobA gene encoding 4-hydroxybenzoate 3-monooxygenase: protein METQVVIIGAGPSGLLLGQLLHQAGISSVILERQSPDYVLGRIRAGILEQGTVDLLREAGVNQRMDAEGLVHHGVEFLFDGRRIPVPLKELTGGKTVMVYGQTEVTRDLMAAREESRGCSIYGVSNVQLFEIKGDLPYVTFEKQGETFRIDCDYIAGCDGFHGVSRHAIPKDILREYERVYPFGWLGLLADTPPVNHELIYAHHERGFVLCSQRSLTRSRYYLQVPLTDTVEAWPDERFWTELKSRLPAELGEKLVTGHSLEKSIAPLRSFVVEPMQFGRLFLVGDAAHIVPPTGAKGLNLAASDVNYLYRILRKVYHEGRTDLLETYSPMALRRVWKGERFSWFMTNLLHDFAGQNDFDRKMQQADREYYLGSQAGMTTIAENYVGLPFEEVR, encoded by the coding sequence ATGGAAACTCAGGTGGTGATTATTGGCGCCGGGCCGTCAGGCCTGCTGCTAGGCCAGCTACTGCACCAGGCGGGCATCAGCAGTGTGATCCTCGAAAGACAATCTCCGGACTATGTACTGGGGCGCATTCGGGCGGGCATACTCGAGCAGGGTACTGTCGATCTGCTCCGCGAAGCTGGCGTGAACCAGCGTATGGATGCCGAAGGGCTGGTGCACCACGGCGTAGAATTCCTGTTCGACGGCAGGCGTATTCCTGTTCCACTCAAGGAGCTGACGGGGGGCAAAACGGTGATGGTTTATGGGCAGACCGAAGTAACTCGCGATTTAATGGCGGCACGCGAGGAGAGCCGGGGCTGTTCCATCTATGGCGTCAGTAACGTGCAGCTTTTTGAAATAAAAGGGGACTTACCTTACGTCACTTTTGAAAAGCAGGGTGAAACCTTCCGCATCGACTGCGACTACATCGCGGGGTGCGATGGTTTCCACGGCGTATCCCGACACGCTATTCCTAAAGATATCCTGCGTGAATACGAGCGGGTCTATCCCTTCGGCTGGTTAGGGCTGCTGGCGGATACCCCACCGGTAAATCACGAGCTGATATATGCCCACCATGAGCGTGGTTTTGTGTTGTGTAGTCAGCGCTCACTAACTAGAAGCCGCTACTATTTGCAGGTGCCGCTGACCGATACCGTGGAGGCCTGGCCCGACGAGCGCTTCTGGACTGAACTGAAAAGCCGTCTGCCCGCCGAGCTGGGCGAGAAGTTAGTGACTGGTCACTCACTTGAGAAAAGCATCGCCCCGCTGCGCAGTTTTGTCGTCGAGCCGATGCAGTTCGGCAGGCTGTTCCTGGTGGGGGACGCGGCACACATCGTCCCGCCAACCGGGGCGAAAGGGCTGAATCTGGCCGCTTCGGACGTGAACTATCTTTATCGCATATTGCGTAAGGTGTATCACGAAGGCCGCACCGATCTTTTAGAAACCTATTCGCCAATGGCGCTCCGGCGCGTATGGAAGGGAGAGCGGTTCAGCTGGTTTATGACTAATCTGCTGCATGACTTTGCCGGGCAGAACGATTTTGACCGCAAAATGCAGCAGGCTGACCGGGAATACTACTTAGGTTCGCAGGCGGGAATGACGACGATAGCCGAGAATTATGTTGGTCTGCCTTTTGAGGAGGTTCGCTGA
- a CDS encoding helix-turn-helix domain-containing protein: protein MSLSQSIPVFKLYGENLNWPTRDLLHCESIHSRSSLYEWHIRVHQHADLVQLLYLHKGQAEIEIEGSVHHVEQACLQVVPALCVHGFRFSPGTQGYSLSFSAPLVAQFEQQFGRPLQVLSRAACLPVNASRGQINTLFRTLQSEYEGDGEARDMMIHSLTGALLVWLNRQSAPLPAAGGRVERKRAVIRSFNKLLERHYREHLPVSHYASVIGLSSVHLNNLCQQLHGQSALNVINQRLLLEAKRSLHYTSMTISQISDYLGFSDATYFSRFFRRYTGTSPKAFRRDEERIIVHF from the coding sequence ATGAGCCTGAGCCAATCTATCCCCGTCTTTAAACTGTACGGCGAAAACCTGAACTGGCCGACGCGAGATTTGCTGCACTGCGAATCTATTCACAGCCGCAGCAGCCTGTATGAATGGCATATCCGCGTGCATCAGCATGCGGATCTGGTGCAGCTCCTGTACCTGCATAAGGGCCAGGCAGAGATAGAAATTGAAGGTAGCGTGCATCACGTGGAACAGGCCTGTCTGCAGGTGGTTCCCGCGCTTTGCGTTCACGGCTTTCGTTTTTCGCCCGGCACCCAGGGATATTCGCTCTCTTTTTCTGCCCCGCTGGTGGCCCAGTTCGAACAGCAGTTTGGGCGGCCGTTGCAGGTATTATCCAGGGCGGCATGTTTACCCGTTAACGCCTCACGCGGCCAGATTAACACCCTGTTTCGTACCCTGCAGAGCGAGTACGAAGGGGACGGAGAAGCGCGGGACATGATGATTCACTCGCTGACTGGCGCGCTTCTCGTCTGGCTTAACCGCCAGAGTGCGCCTCTTCCCGCAGCCGGTGGGCGAGTCGAACGCAAGCGGGCCGTGATACGTTCTTTTAATAAACTGCTTGAGAGGCATTATCGCGAGCATCTGCCGGTATCGCATTATGCGAGCGTCATTGGGCTGTCCAGCGTCCACCTCAATAATCTCTGTCAGCAGCTCCATGGACAGAGCGCGCTGAACGTTATCAACCAGCGTTTGCTGCTGGAGGCGAAACGTAGCCTGCACTATACCAGCATGACGATAAGTCAGATTTCAGACTATCTTGGCTTCAGCGACGCGACCTATTTCTCCCGGTTTTTTCGACGCTATACGGGCACCTCGCCAAAAGCATTCCGTCGTGATGAAGAGCGAATAATTGTCCATTTTTAG
- a CDS encoding YbaK/EbsC family protein has product MSLQSVRQFFADHAPDIDIIELNQSTATVALAAAAHQVEPGQIAKTLSLKVKNAVILVVAKGDARLDNQKLKTAFGAKARMLSSDEVVTWTGHPVGGVCPFGLENPLTVYCDVSLKNYAEVLPAAGATHSAVRITPDRLAELTEATWVDVCL; this is encoded by the coding sequence ATGAGTCTGCAGTCCGTTCGGCAATTCTTTGCTGACCACGCCCCCGATATTGATATTATCGAGCTTAATCAAAGTACCGCCACCGTTGCACTTGCTGCTGCCGCGCATCAGGTTGAGCCGGGCCAGATAGCCAAAACGCTGTCGCTGAAAGTCAAAAATGCTGTGATTCTCGTTGTCGCCAAAGGGGATGCCAGGCTGGATAACCAGAAGCTCAAAACCGCCTTTGGGGCAAAAGCACGCATGCTAAGCAGCGACGAGGTCGTGACCTGGACGGGCCACCCTGTCGGCGGCGTCTGCCCGTTCGGTCTTGAAAATCCCCTCACCGTGTACTGCGATGTCTCACTCAAAAATTACGCAGAAGTCCTGCCCGCCGCGGGCGCTACCCATAGCGCGGTGCGTATCACCCCAGATCGTCTGGCCGAGCTGACCGAAGCTACGTGGGTGGACGTCTGCCTGTAA
- a CDS encoding PTS sugar transporter subunit IIB encodes MKRILLCCAAGQSTSMVVNRMKQAALAQRIDVEIKAVGIEAFTDVMSGYDCCLPGPQINSRLEDFKAQAAPKQIPVTVINPMDYGMMRGDKILADALALTA; translated from the coding sequence ATGAAACGTATCCTTTTATGTTGTGCCGCAGGTCAGTCTACCAGCATGGTCGTGAACAGGATGAAGCAAGCCGCTTTAGCGCAACGGATTGATGTAGAAATTAAAGCTGTCGGTATTGAAGCATTCACGGACGTGATGTCCGGTTACGATTGCTGTTTGCCTGGTCCACAAATCAACTCTCGTCTGGAGGATTTTAAAGCACAGGCAGCACCCAAACAGATCCCGGTCACGGTGATCAACCCTATGGATTACGGAATGATGCGCGGCGACAAAATTCTCGCTGACGCACTCGCGTTGACAGCCTGA
- a CDS encoding PTS sugar transporter subunit IIC, whose protein sequence is MSSNHAAFNLIFRFVENYVSPVAGRISSQRHVMAIRDGFISAMPFMIVGSFLLVFAYPPFSPTTTWGFARAWLDMAKQFEGQILTPFDMTMGIMSIYICMAIAYNLGKHYVKSHALDPFMCAMLSLMAFLLVAAPKTKGAMPVDSLGGTGIFTAILVAVYCVELMRFLKAHNIGIKLPDQVPPMIKNSFDLLIPVLVVVLTLYPLSLLIQSQFDMLIPQAIMSVFKPLVSAADSLPAILLAVLIGHLLWFAGIHGAAIISGMLQMFWLTNLGMNQSALATGAPLPHIFMEAFWTFFIVIGGSGATMGLVICYLRSRSAHLRSIGRLSVVPSFFNINEPVIFGTPIVMNPVFFIPFLLAPMVNAVLAWGAMKMDLIGRVISVVPWTAPAPIGAAWALGWDFRAAILVVVLAVVSAIIYFPFFKVYEKQLLEQEAEEAQKASGEESQQAA, encoded by the coding sequence ATGTCTTCTAACCACGCCGCCTTTAATTTGATTTTCCGCTTTGTTGAAAACTACGTGAGTCCGGTTGCCGGGCGTATTTCTTCCCAGCGTCACGTCATGGCGATTCGTGACGGATTTATCTCCGCCATGCCGTTTATGATTGTCGGCTCATTCCTGCTGGTCTTTGCTTATCCACCCTTCTCGCCAACCACCACCTGGGGCTTCGCCCGTGCCTGGCTGGATATGGCAAAACAGTTCGAGGGGCAGATCCTGACGCCGTTTGATATGACGATGGGCATCATGTCTATCTATATCTGTATGGCAATCGCCTATAACCTCGGCAAGCATTACGTGAAGTCGCACGCGCTGGATCCTTTCATGTGCGCGATGCTGTCGCTGATGGCTTTCCTGCTGGTTGCCGCCCCGAAAACCAAAGGCGCCATGCCGGTCGACAGCCTTGGCGGGACGGGGATCTTTACGGCGATTCTGGTTGCGGTGTACTGCGTGGAGCTGATGAGGTTCCTCAAGGCGCACAATATCGGGATCAAGCTGCCGGACCAGGTGCCGCCGATGATCAAAAACTCGTTTGATCTGCTGATCCCGGTGCTGGTCGTGGTGCTGACGCTTTATCCCCTGAGCCTGCTGATCCAGTCTCAGTTCGATATGCTGATCCCGCAGGCCATCATGTCCGTATTTAAGCCTCTGGTTTCCGCGGCGGATTCGCTGCCGGCGATTCTTCTGGCGGTGCTGATTGGCCACCTGCTGTGGTTTGCGGGCATCCACGGTGCGGCAATCATCTCCGGCATGCTGCAAATGTTCTGGCTGACTAACCTCGGCATGAACCAGAGCGCGCTGGCGACGGGTGCGCCGCTGCCGCATATCTTTATGGAAGCATTCTGGACCTTCTTTATTGTTATCGGCGGTTCCGGTGCCACCATGGGCCTGGTCATCTGCTACCTGCGCAGCCGCTCGGCGCATCTGCGTTCCATTGGGCGACTGAGCGTGGTGCCAAGCTTCTTTAACATCAACGAACCGGTTATTTTCGGGACGCCAATCGTCATGAACCCGGTGTTCTTCATTCCTTTCCTGCTGGCACCAATGGTGAACGCGGTGCTGGCATGGGGCGCGATGAAAATGGATCTGATTGGCCGCGTGATTTCAGTCGTGCCATGGACAGCCCCTGCGCCAATCGGCGCGGCCTGGGCGCTGGGCTGGGATTTCCGCGCGGCGATTCTGGTGGTGGTGCTGGCCGTGGTGTCCGCCATCATCTACTTCCCGTTCTTCAAGGTGTACGAGAAGCAGCTGCTGGAGCAGGAAGCCGAAGAGGCGCAGAAAGCTTCTGGCGAAGAGAGCCAGCAGGCAGCGTAA
- the fhuF gene encoding siderophore-iron reductase FhuF, with translation MALQSQRFIDDMLWQTPLTCALPAFADDLRDHFTLHRAWFNDFIKLNEGAPDNALTFYQWAQPATLTTLMACYADHIYRNHPQQAREGKPLKSLWAQWYLGLLVPPLLMALVTYPRALNISPEHIQVKFHETGRAESFWLDVKEDGAATDLPLRLRVEKLISEGVKPVVDALEASGDINGKLIWANTGYLINWFLGEIKGLLNDETLADLRHACFFEKQLSDGQDNPLYRTVVPRDGLLVRRTCCQRYKLPGVQGCGDCTLK, from the coding sequence ATGGCGCTTCAGTCCCAGAGATTTATTGATGACATGCTATGGCAAACGCCGCTTACGTGCGCGCTGCCCGCCTTTGCCGACGATCTGCGCGACCATTTCACCCTCCATCGTGCCTGGTTCAACGACTTTATCAAGCTCAACGAAGGCGCGCCGGATAACGCCCTCACTTTTTATCAGTGGGCACAGCCCGCCACGCTTACGACGCTGATGGCCTGCTATGCGGACCATATTTATCGCAATCACCCGCAGCAGGCGCGTGAAGGCAAGCCGCTGAAGTCACTCTGGGCGCAATGGTATCTGGGGCTGCTGGTTCCGCCGCTGCTGATGGCGCTGGTCACGTACCCTCGCGCGCTTAATATTAGCCCGGAGCATATCCAGGTAAAATTTCACGAAACGGGCCGGGCGGAAAGCTTCTGGCTGGACGTAAAAGAAGACGGCGCCGCAACGGACTTACCGCTGCGCCTGCGGGTGGAAAAACTGATAAGTGAAGGAGTGAAGCCGGTTGTGGATGCACTCGAGGCGAGTGGTGATATCAACGGCAAGCTTATCTGGGCGAATACAGGCTATCTTATCAATTGGTTCCTCGGGGAGATCAAAGGCCTGCTGAACGATGAGACACTGGCCGACCTGCGCCACGCCTGCTTCTTTGAAAAGCAGCTGTCGGACGGGCAGGATAACCCGCTCTACCGCACCGTGGTGCCGCGTGATGGTTTGCTGGTACGCCGCACCTGCTGCCAGCGCTATAAGCTGCCGGGCGTTCAGGGCTGCGGTGACTGCACCTTAAAATAG
- a CDS encoding GGDEF domain-containing protein has protein sequence MSAKTWRALLKGKHQLSLRLFLLLNAISASFSMASPIYHTQPFTVPAVLVLFGSSLLLIWQLIDKQRLININLVSFSLGILWAWHIIIKNDAIPNTDASYLIIALLTILFIGSISFINNLRPFILHCLPVTLTILWLDQGEHWLRVLYSIALPGVGITIQHIIQRRNDNFTQRLMNKLLEEKEQLTDLSMIDPLTGLYNRRGFQNRLENILAAGSGNHFVLLLDIDHFKAYNDNYGHSMGDQALIRVSAAIRDAVRSRDVVTRYGGEEFMVLLTNSDADTALETAERIRLRVFDLKILHLFNEQVATNVTVSIGLAPLVDDGIDDALVMADKALYRAKNQGRNTILTSNALQAA, from the coding sequence ATGAGTGCAAAAACCTGGCGGGCATTACTGAAAGGTAAGCATCAGCTTTCTTTACGTTTATTCCTGTTACTGAACGCAATTTCCGCCAGTTTTAGTATGGCAAGCCCCATTTACCACACGCAGCCGTTCACCGTGCCTGCTGTGCTGGTGTTGTTCGGCAGCAGCCTGCTGCTCATCTGGCAATTAATTGATAAACAAAGACTAATTAATATTAACCTGGTCTCTTTTTCGCTGGGAATATTATGGGCGTGGCATATCATTATTAAAAATGACGCTATTCCCAATACCGATGCTTCCTATTTGATTATTGCGTTATTGACCATTCTTTTTATCGGTTCTATCTCGTTTATCAATAATTTACGCCCTTTCATACTGCACTGTCTGCCGGTGACGTTAACCATCCTCTGGCTCGATCAGGGGGAGCACTGGCTGCGGGTTTTATATTCCATTGCGCTTCCGGGGGTTGGCATCACCATCCAGCATATTATTCAGCGCAGAAATGATAACTTCACCCAGCGGTTAATGAACAAGCTGCTGGAGGAGAAAGAGCAGCTGACCGATCTCAGCATGATCGACCCGCTCACCGGCCTGTATAACCGCCGGGGCTTCCAGAATCGTCTGGAGAACATCCTGGCCGCGGGCAGCGGCAATCACTTTGTGTTACTGCTGGATATCGACCACTTTAAGGCCTACAACGATAACTACGGCCACAGCATGGGGGATCAGGCGCTGATTCGCGTGTCCGCCGCCATTCGCGACGCGGTCCGCTCCAGGGACGTCGTAACCCGCTACGGCGGCGAAGAATTTATGGTTTTGCTGACAAACAGCGATGCTGATACGGCGCTGGAAACCGCCGAACGTATCCGCCTGCGGGTATTCGATCTGAAAATCCTGCACCTGTTCAATGAACAGGTCGCCACAAACGTCACTGTAAGTATTGGTCTTGCGCCTTTAGTAGACGACGGTATTGATGACGCGCTGGTCATGGCTGATAAAGCGCTCTACCGGGCAAAGAACCAGGGTCGTAACACTATCCTCACCAGCAACGCGCTGCAGGCTGCCTGA